In one Yarrowia lipolytica chromosome 1A, complete sequence genomic region, the following are encoded:
- a CDS encoding uncharacterized protein (Compare to YALI0A20108g, similar to Saccharomyces cerevisiae QNS1 (YHR074W); ancestral locus Anc_5.357, highly similar to uniprot|P38795 Saccharomyces cerevisiae YHR074w QNS1 Putative glutamine-dependent NAD(+) synthetase): MGHYVTLATCNLNQWALDFEGNRDRILESIREAKRQGASLRVGPELEITGYGCLDHFLEGDLYLHSWEVYAEILEHPDTSDIILDIGMPVMHKNVKYNCRVISYNREILLIRPKLSLANDGNYREMRYFTPWPKARYVEDYTLPRFVQNVCANESAIVPFGDCVLSTKDAVIGFETCEELFTPQSPHIGMSLDGVEIFTNSSGSHHELRKLNTRMELIREATAKCGGIYLYANQRGCDGDRLYYDGCAVIAVNGEVVAQGSQFSLDDVEVVSATLDLEAVRSYRASKISQCMQAANSPCYARVTCKAELSPSSVTFDSEVYPTPTREIRYHSPEEEIALGPACWMWDYVRRCRAAGFFVPLSGGIDSCATATIVYSMCVLVADAANNGNEQVIKDARVVTGDPDFVPTDPKELCNRIFHTCFMGTENSSKDTRSRAKDLAAAIGAYHTDLNMDSVVSAVRGLFETVTGKRPIFKVHGGSATENLALQNIQARLRMVLAYLFAQLLPWCRGRAGGLLVLGSANVDETLRGYLTKYDCSSADINPIGGISKTDLKKFIAYAEHKFDLPILNDFLTAVPTAELEPITKDYVQSDEVDMGMTYDELSVFGRLRKVEKCGPYSMFIKLYHEWTPRLSAEQIAAKVKRFFWFYAVNRHKTTVLTPSYHAEQYSPDDNRFDLRPFLINPGFSWASKKIDAIVKSLETKKKED, from the coding sequence ATGGGCCACTACGTCACTCTCGCAACATGCAACCTGAACCAATGGGCTCTTGACTTTGAGGGTAACCGAGACCGAATCCTCGAGTCTATTCGAGAGGCCAAGCGACAAGGAGCTTCTCTTCGAGTGGGTCCCGAACTTGAAATCACTGGCTACGGATGTCTGGATCACTTTCTCGAGGGTGATCTGTATCTGCACTCGTGGGAGGTCTACGCCGAGATCCTCGAACACCCCGACACCAGCGACATCATTCTCGACATTGGAATGCCCGTCATGCACAAGAATGTCAAGTACAATTGTCGAGTCATCTCCTACAACCGGGAGATTCTGCTGATCCGACCCAAGCTGTCCCTTGCCAACGACGGTAACTACAGAGAGATGCGATACTTTACCCCCTGGCCTAAGGCACGATACGTGGAAGACTACACTCTACCTCGATTTGTGCAGAATGTCTGTGCCAACGAGTCTGCTATTGTGCCGTTTGGTGATTGTGTCCTTTccaccaaggacgccgTGATCGGTTTTGAGACCTGTGAGGAGCTGTTCACGCCCCAGTCGCCCCACATTGGCATGTCTCTCGATGGTGTGGAGATCTTCACCAACTCCTCCGGATCCCACCACGAGCTGCGAAAGCTCAACACCCGAATGGAGCTGATCCGAGAAGCCACTGCCAAGTGTGGAGgcatctacttgtatgcTAACCAACGAGGATGCGATGGTGACCGTCTCTATTACGATGGATGTGCCGTTATTGCTGTCAATGGTGAAGTTGTTGCCCAGGGATCTCAGTTCAGTCTGGATGATGTCGAGGTTGTGTCCGCCACTCTTGATCTGGAGGCTGTGCGATCCTACAGAGCTTCGAAGATCAGTCAGTGCATGCAGGCAGCCAACTCGCCTTGTTACGCCCGGGTCACCTGCAAGGCGGAGTTGTCTCCTTCCTCTGTCACCTTTGACTCTGAGGTGTACCCCACCCCGACCCGAGAGATCAGATATCACTCTCCCGAAGAGGAGATCGCTCTGGGGCCCGCATGCTGGATGTGGGACTACGTACGACGATGTCGAGCAGCTGGATTTTTCGTCCCCCTGTCTGGAGGTATTGATTCTTGTGCCACCGCCACCATCGTCTACTCCAtgtgtgtgcttgtggCGGATGCTgccaacaacggcaacgaACAGGTCATCAAGGACGCTCGGGTCGTCACTGGTGACCCCGACTTCGTCCCCACTGATCCCAAGGAGCTCTGTAACCGAATCTTCCACACGTGTTTCATGGGAACCGAAAACTCCTCCAAGGACACCCGAAGCCGAGCCAAGGACCTGGCTGCAGCCATTGGCGCCTACCACACCGATCTTAACATGGACTCTGTTGTTTCTGCCGTGAGAGGTCTGTTTGAGACTGTCACTGGCAAGCGACCCATCTTCAAGGTCCACGGAGGCTCTGCCACCGAGAACTTGGCTCTTCAAAACATCCAGGCTCGTCTGAGAATGGTTTTGGCCTATCTTTTTGCCCAGCTCCTCCCCTGGTGCCGAGGCCGTGCCGGAGGACTGTTGGTACTTGGTTCTGCCAACGTGGACGAGACTCTGCGAGGTTACCTGACGAAGTACGATTGTTCTTCCGCCGATATCAACCCCATTGGTGGTATTTCCAAGACCGATCTCAAGAAGTTCATCGCTTATGCTGAGCACAAGTTTGATCTGCCTATTCTGAATGACTTCCTTACTGCTGTTCCTACCGCTGAACTCGAGCCTATCACTAAGGATTACGTTCAGAGTGATGAAGTAGATATGGGCATGACCTACGACGAGCTGTCTGTATTTGGTCGTCTCCGAAAGGTCGAAAAGTGTGGACCATACTCTATGTTTATCAAGCTCTATCACGAGTGGACCCCCCGGCTGTCTGCTGAACAGATTGCTGCCAAGGTGAAGCGATTCTTCTGGTTCTACGCCGTCAACCGGCACAAGACCACTGTTCTCACTCCTTCTTACCACGCTGAGCAGTACTCTCCCGATGACAACCGGTTCGATCTTCGACCTTTTCTCATCAACCCTGGCTTCTCGTGGgcctccaagaagattgatgCCATTGTCAAATCTctggagaccaagaaaaaGGAGGATTAG
- a CDS encoding uncharacterized protein (Compare to YALI0A20130g, similar to uniprot|O74129 Yarrowia lipolytica ALK3 cytochrome P450), whose amino-acid sequence MLEILIGVTLFFTLWRVLVLADLKRRQKKSGYGYPPIASNGLLGWRGLVHQLSGFVKDIGPAGWGAQFKEHGKTHLYPVFPTQLLVTRDPDNVKAILATQFKDFSFGIRKEALCPSLGYGIFTVEGSSWSHSRALLRPQFSREQISRLDSVEHHFQEFAQCVDNFKGEYFDIQKLFFAQSMDTSTDFLLGESVGCLKELLETRDGDESSKKFGANFQHAFDRVQRLVALRVVFQENYWIIGDVFFRNEFRQVNELIQKFVQGYVDKALKARAHKAPIYTNPDKYIFLYELARDTTNPRVLRDQVLNILIAGRDTTAATLSWLMFELAQKPHIFHKLRKAVIEDFGTTIENISFESLKQCEYLRYVLNEVLRLHPVVPINLRVALKDTTLPRGGGPNGDEPIFVPKGQKINYAVYWTHRDEQYWGEDAEEFKPERWDTTNHPGPLGKGWEFLPFNGGPRICLGQQFALTEMGYILTRLVQEYSDIGIDEEYHDRPLRVRHSITMSHGDGVHVRLSREGTVVS is encoded by the coding sequence ATGCTCGAAATACTGATTGGAGTCACCCTCTTCTTTACCTTGTGGAGGGTGCTGGTGCTAGCCGACCTCAAGAGAAGACAGAAGAAGTCTGGATATGGGTATCCTCCGATTGCTTCCAATGGACTTCTTGGATGGAGAGGGCTGGTCCACCAGCTATCAGGATTTGTTAAGGATATTGGACCAGCCGGCTGGGGAGCTCAGTTCAAAGAACATGGCAAGACCCATCTCTATCCTGTCTTCCCCACTCAATTGCTGGTGACCCGGGATCCTGACAATGTCAAGGCGATTCTGGCGACTCAATTCAAAGATTTTTCTTTCGGAATCAGAAAAGAAGCGCTTTGTCCGTCTCTGGGATACGGAATATTCACCGTGGAGGGCTCAAGCTGGTCTCATTCTCGTGCTCTACTGAGACCTCAGTTTTCAAGAGAGCAGATCTCACGTCTGGACTCAGTGGAGCACCACTTTCAGGAGTTTGCACAGTGTGTAGACAACTTCAAGGGCGAGTATTTCGACATTCAAAAACTGTTTTTTGCTCAGTCAATGGACACTTCTACTGATTTTTTGCTTGGCGAATCAGTAGGCTGTCTGAAAGAGCTCCTGGAGACTAGGGACGGAGACGAGAGCTCTAAGAAGTTCGGAGCCAACTTTCAACATGCATTTGACAGAGTACAACGATTGGTGGCTCTGCGAGTAGTGTTCCAAGAAAACTACTGGATAATCGGAGATGTCTTCTTCAGGAACGAGTTCCGCCAGGTAAACGAGCTGATTCAAAAGTTCGTGCAGGGTTACGTTGAtaaggctctcaaggctcGAGCTCACAAAGCGCCTATTTACACCAATCCTGACAAGTACATATTTTTGTACGAGTTGGCCAGAGATACCACTAATCCCCGAGTTCTCAGAGATCAAGTTCTCAACATTCTCATTGCAGGACGAGACACTACCGCAGCTACTCTATCCTGGCTCATGTTTGAGCTGGCTCAGAAACCTCACATTTTCCACAAGCTGAGAAAGGCCGTGATTGAAGACTTTGGGACCACAATTGAAAACATCAGTTTCGAAAGTCTCAAGCAGTGTGAGTACCTGCGTTATGTTTTGAACGAGGTTTTGAGACTTCATCCTGTTGTACCCATCAACCTGAGAGTGGCTCTCAAAGATACTACTCTTCCTAGAGGAGGTGGACCTAATGGAGATGAGCCCATCTTTGTGCCCAAGGGTCAGAAAATCAACTATGCCGTTTACTGGACACACAGAGACGAGCAATACTGGGGTGAAGATGCCGAGGAGTTCAAACCCGAAAGATGGGACACTACCAATCATCCAGGACCTCTGGGAAAGGGATGGGAGTTTCTGCCTTTCAATGGTGGTCCCAGAATCTGTCTGGGTCAGCAATTTGCTCTCACTGAAATGGGTTACATTCTCACTAGGCTGGTCCAGGAGTATAGCGATATCGGGATTGATGAGGAGTACCATGATAGGCCGCTAAGGGTGAGGCATTCTATCACCATGAGTCACGGGGACGGTGTTCATGTGAGGTTATCGAGGGagggtacagtagttaGTTGA
- a CDS encoding uncharacterized protein (Compare to YALI0A20152g, highly similar to uniprot|P32324 Saccharomyces cerevisiae YOR133w and highly similar to uniprot|P32324 Saccharomyces cerevisiae YDR385W EFT1 translation elongation factor eEF2), whose amino-acid sequence MVNFTVDQMRALMDKVTNVRNMSVIAHVDHGKSTLTDSLVQNAGIISAAKAGEARFTDTRKDEQERGITIKSTAISLYAQLSDDYVSQIDQKTVGNEFLINLIDSPGHVDFSSEVTAALRVTDGALVVVDCIEGVCVQTETVLRQALAERIKPVCVINKVDRALLELQCTKEDLYKTFSRTVESVNVIIATYFDKTLGNCQVYPENGTVAFASGLHGWAFTIRQFAVRYAKKFGVDQKKMMQRLWGDNFFNPKTKKWSHKSKDENGNELERGFNMFVLDPIFTIFNAIMNFKSHDVPTLLEKLNISLKGDEKELEGKSLLKVAMRKFLPAADALLEMIVIHLPSPVTAQKYRAEVLYEGDVTDANGMGIQNCDPNADLMLYVSKMVPTSDKGRFYAFGRVFAGTVKSGMKVRIQGPNYVPGKKDDLFVKAIQRTVLMMGRTVEPIDDVPAGNIVGLVGIDQFLLKSGTLTTDDAAHNLKVMKFSVSPVVQVAVEVQNANDLPKLVEGLKRLSKSDPCVLTFISESGEHIVAGTGELHLEICLLDLEQDHAGIPLKKSPPVVSYRETISEKSESRALSKSANKHNRIWVTAEPLSEEFNVAVDDGKISAREDFKVRAKALADEYDWDVNHARAIWCFGPDGTGPNTLVDTTKAVQYMHEIKDSCVAGFQEATKAGPLFGESMRGVRINMMDVVLHADTIHRGTGQIMPTMRRVTYAAFLQCQPRIVEPVFLVEIQCPENAVGGIYSVLNRRRGQVISEEQRAGTPLFTVKSYLPVNESFGFTGELRQATSGQAFPQMIFDHWEVMGGSPLEPNTKPGQIVAETRKRRGMKENVPSYTEYHDTL is encoded by the coding sequence ATGGTCAACTTTACCGTAGACCAAATGAGAGCCTTGATGGACAAGGTGACCAACGTACGTAATATGTCTGTTATTGCGCACGTTGATCATGGCAAGTCCACTCTCACTGACTCCCTCGTTCAGAACGCCGGTATCATttctgctgccaaggctgGAGAGGCCCGATTCACTGACACCCGAAAAGATGAACAGGAACGAGGTATTACCATCAAGTCCACTGCCATCTCCCTTTACGCCCAGCTTTCCGACGACTATGTCAGCCAGATTGATCAAAAGACAGTAGGCAACGAGTTCCTCATCAACCTAATCGACTCTCCTGGTCACGTCGACTTTTCTTCTGAAGTCACTGCTGCCCTCCGTGTCACCGATGGTGCTCTCGTTGTCGTCGACTGTATTGAAGGTGTGTGTGTTCAGACCGAAACTGTGCTTCGACAGGCTCTTGCCGAGCGAATTAAGCCTGTTTGTGTTATCAACAAGGTCGACAGAGCTCTTCTCGAACTTCAATGCACTAAAGAAGATCTCTACAAGACCTTCTCTCGAACCGTGGAGTCTGTCAACGTCATCATTGCAACTTACTTTGACAAGACTCTCGGCAACTGCCAGGTGTACCCTGAGAATGGCACTGTTGCCTTTGCTTCCGGACTCCACGGCTGGGCTTTTACCATTCGACAGTTTGCTGTTCGTTACGCCAAGAAGTTTGGAGTAgaccagaagaagatgatgcaGCGACTGTGGGGCGACAACTTCTTCAATCCCAAAACCAAGAAGTGGTCACACAAATCGAAAGACGAAAACGGCAACGAGCTCGAGCGAGGCTTCAACATGTTTGTTCTGGATCCCATATTCACGATCTTCAACGCTATCATGAACTTCAAGAGCCACGATGTACCTACTCTtttggagaagctcaacatCTCTCTCAAAGGAGACGAAAAGGAGCTCGAAGGTAAGTCTCTTCTGAAGGTGGCCATGCGAAAGTTCCTTCCTGCGGCTGACgcgctgctggagatgaTTGTCATCCATCTCCCTTCTCCCGTGACTGCTCAAAAGTACAGAGCTGAGGTGCTCTACGAGGGAGATGTCACGGACGCCAATGGTATGGGTATCCAGAACTGTGATCCTAACGCCGACCTGATGCTCTATGTGTCAAAGATGGTGCCCACTTCCGACAAAGGTCGGTTCTACGCCTTTGGTAGAGTTTTTGCTGGTACTGTCAAGTCTGGCATGAAAGTGCGTATCCAGGGCCCCAATTACGTCCCTGGTAAGAAGGACGATCTCTTCGTCAAGGCCATTCAACGAACAGTTCTGATGATGGGACGAACTGTCGAGCCCATTGATGATGTTCCTGCTGGAAACATTGTGGGTCTGGTAGGTATCGATCAGTTCTTACTCAAGAGCGGCACTCTGACAACCGACGACGCAGCTCACAATCTGAAGGTGATGAAGTTCTCGGTTTCACCTGTCGTGCAAGTGGCTGTGGAGGTCCAGAACGCCAACGATCTGCCCAAGCTCGTCGAGGGTCTCAAACGACTGTCCAAGTCTGATCCTTGTGTGCTGACGTTCATCTCAGAATCTGGAGAACACATTGTTGCTGGCACTGGAGAACTCCACCTAGAAATCTGTCTTCTTGATTTGGAACAGGACCATGCGGGCATTCCTCTCAAGAAGTCGCCCCCAGTGGTTTCGTACCGGGAGACCATCTCCGAGAAATCCGAAAGCCGAGCCCTGAGCAAATCTGCCAACAAACATAACCGAATCTGGGTTACTGCCGAGCCTCTTTCTGAAGAATTCAATGTGGCTGTAGATGATGGCAAGATCTCAGCCAGAGAGGACTTCAAGGTACGAGCCAAAGCACTGGCAGATGAGTACGACTGGGATGTGAACCACGCTCGAGCAATCTGGTGCTTCGGACCTGACGGAACTGGACCTAACACTTTAGTAGATACCACCAAGGCTGTGCAGTACATGCACGAGATCAAGGACTCGTGTGTGGCAGGCTTCCaggaggccaccaaggcaGGTCCTCTGTTTGGCGAGAGTATGAGAGGTGTTCGAATCAACATGATGGATGTGGTTCTCCATGCTGATACCATTCATCGGGGCACAGGTCAGATAATGCCTACAATGAGACGTGTCACCTACGCTGCTTTCCTCCAATGCCAGCCTCGTATCGTCGAACCTGTTTTCCTGGTCGAGATCCAATGTCCGGAGAATGCAGTAGGTGGTATCTACTCTGTTCTCAACCGTAGAAGAGGCCAGGTTATCTCTGAAGAGCAGCGAGCCGGTACTCCTCTCTTCACCGTCAAGTCTTACTTGCCAGTCAACGAGTCTTTCGGATTCACTGGTGAACTGAGACAAGCTACCAGTGGCCAGGCTTTCCCTCAGATGATCTTTGACCACTGGGAAGTCATGGGAGGTTCCCCTCTAGAACCAAACACCAAGCCTGGTCAGATTGTGGCCGAAACCCGAAAGCGACGGGGCATGAAGGAGAATGTTCCCTCATACACTGAGTACCATGACACTCTCTAG
- a CDS encoding uncharacterized protein (Compare to YALI0A20174g, no similarity), with translation MKTLSRNPAKCQAQSTRNFYFYPSSSFSTPSFTSTNNTLRQFLAMEEDAPPSYTPRPTGDSVTVRAYTTYHEGASPQENHRLNEEARITQQRTGEGLQSATSVQSLILPESPVTPSRPGNVTGRPVQSLVLPTNPRTHGRSRSATSLAPPRPTARRMSPSPTRTSQNTRPAASPSPSRLTPARTPNTPAARPAATSPRTHAPAQRVPSSPQPSRPQYSPQAARSQPSLTPARSTTSIVSTASTATTASSSSSRPRAPAQAPPPPPTQAAPPVPGVPSTTHRPPPPAQAPPPPPPLGNQAQAHPTPAATTTPRPESPPLITISSESFVPPTASPSSSSSSLESQISTVSSVAPPIPGLHYALHTILDCPPNASNLDIEQAFRTETLRTLKDCDGLSGFRNFCCYSFAFQILNNPSSRNQYMQREDHDDALLLELQAQRSPQEPAVFFQSLFAGFFHPPIPVPVATMGLVDLLKEAEAEQWEVTPDMPPPPPVNWIPTQDATLINAIFGDAVISQRWFKSLEFVSRLATSNSKHINWYEALLDIALDEDVAAVSSPAMRDYLAKGVQSEGFSQTFTETVQTEMNKLFLQPVPFSSDVVRATGYMIMAEMEDKMRGNTVQRNLVADSLERAIRRSHAVAQHWRRHKFSDDDQVNLVYTRAVYMNLQQIQRRVQELCRLLVSDPSLQRIYRLWEIGNFMYIASQQRELIGVPFDNFMAETVSITAHREAYYASETPKKHLRGFDYTESTDGLCLWDTIIASGEKERNGNKGSFSTGSEGYASIRDSSNKPVRPIHTFVTDLQPNPPVSQNYYTDVGSDTSGYYGDVGSDNGNSDLLGSPFRVRPGRVA, from the coding sequence ATGAAAACGCTAAGCCGCAATCCAGCTAAATGTCAAGCTCAGAGCACACGGAACTTTTATTTTTATCCATCGTCCAGCTTCTCTACACCTTCCTTCACTTCTACTAACAACACCCTCCGTCAATTTCTAGCCATGGAAGAAGATGCGCCTCCATCTTATACCCCACGACCCACTGGTGACTCCGTCACGGTGAGGGCTTACACCACCTATCACGAGGGAGCTTCCCCTCAGGAGAACCATCGACTGAATGAGGAGGCTCGAATCACACAACAGCGAACCGGCGAGGGTCTTCAGTCTGCAACCTCTGTTCAGTCGCTCATTCTGCCAGAGTCACCCGTGACCCCCTCTCGTCCAGGAAACGTGACCGGCAGACCTGTTCAGTCGCTGGTTCTACCCACCAATCCTCGTACACACGGACGGTCGAGATCGGCCACGTCCTTGGCACCCCCTCGACCCACCGCTCGACGAATGAGCCCGTCGCCTACCCGCACATCACAAAATACAAGACCTGCTGCCTCGCCGTCGCCCTCCAGGCTGACACCTGCTCGAACTCCAAATACGCCTGCAGCAAGACCCGCAGCCACCTCTCCTAGAACTCATGCACCTGCTCAGCGGgtgccttcttctccccaGCCTTCCAGACCACAATACTCGCCTCAGGCTGCACGATCTCAACCCTCACTAACCCCTGCCCGGAGCACCACAAGCATAGTCAGCACGGCCAGTACAGCTACCACAGCAAGCTCTAGCAGCTCTCGACCACGAGCGCCGGCTCAGGCTccccctccaccacccacacAGGCGGCCCCTCCCGTTCCAGGAGTTCCCAGCACCACCCATCGCCCTCCTCCCCCCGCTCAggcacctcctcctccccctcctctgGGAAACCAAGCACAAGCACACCCAACCCCTGCGGCTACGACAACTCCCCGGCCAGAATCCCCACCTCTCATAACCATTTCTTCCGAGTCTTTTGTTCCACCAACCGCCTCGCCTTCTtcgtcatcctcatcatTGGAGTCTCAGATCTCTACGGTGTCGTCAGTGGCACCTCCTATTCCTGGACTGCATTATGCTCTACACACTATTCTGGATTGTCCTCCTAATGCATCCAATCTCGACATTGAACAGGCGTTTAGAACCGAGACTCTGCGAACCCTCAAGGACTGCGATGGGCTCTCGGGCTTCCGAAACTTTTGTTGTTATTCCTTTGCATTTCAGATTCTCAATAACCCAAGCTCCAGAAACCAGTACATGCAACGAGAGGATCACGACGACGCTCTGCTGCTTGAACTGCAAGCTCAGAGATCTCCTCAAGAGCCTGCTGTGTTCTTCCAGTCTCTCTTTGCGGGCTTTTTCCACCCTCCCATTCCTGTCCCCGTGGCAACCATGGGACTGGTTGATCTTCTAAAGGAAGCCGAAGCTGAGCAGTGGGAAGTCACACCCGAcatgcctcctcctcctccagtcaACTGGATTCCTACCCAGGACGCTACTCTGATCAATGCCATCTTCGGAGATGCTGTTATTTCTCAACGATGGTTCAAGAGTCTGGAGTTTGTGTCTCGACTCGCCACGTCCAATTCCAAGCATATCAATTGGTACGAGGCTCTCCTCGACATTGCTCTTGACGAGGATGTTGCAGCGGTATCTTCTCCAGCCATGAGAGACTACCTCGCTAAAGGAGTGCAATCTGAGGGTTTCTCCCAAACGTTCACAGAAACTGTTCAGACAGAGATGAACAAGCTGTTTTTGCAGCCCGTTCCTTTCAGTTCCGATGTCGTCAGGGCTACAGGCTACATGATCATGGCCGAGATGGAGGACAAGATGAGAGGTAACACCGTACAGCGGAACCTGGTGGCTGACTCTCTAGAGCGGGCTATTCGACGATCGCACGCTGTTGCCCAGCACTGGAGACGACACAAGTTCTCCGATGACGATCAGGTCAATTTGGTATACACCCGAGCAGTGTACATGAACCTGCAGCAGATCCAACGCCGAGTCCAGGAACTGTGTCGATTGCTGGTTAGCGACCCCTCCCTTCAACGAATCTACCGACTATGGGAGATTGGCAACTTCATGTACATCGCCTCTCAGCAGCGAGAGCTCATTGGCGTGCCTTTCGACAACTTTATGGCCGAGACGGTCTCCATAACTGCTCACAGAGAAGCCTACTATGCCAGCGAGACACCCAAGAAACATCTGCGGGGATTCGATTATACCGAGTCTACTGATGGTCTTTGTCTATGGGACACGATTATCGCCAGTggagagaaggagcgaAATGGAAACAAGGGTAGTTTCAGCACCGGGTCTGAGGGCTATGCTTCCATTCGCGACTCTTCCAACAAGCCAGTTCGGCCCATCCACACGTTTGTGACCGATCTTCAGCCGAATCCTCCGGTTTCTCAGAACTATTATACTGATGTTGGATCTGATACCAGCGGCTATTATGGAGACGTGGGATCGGACAATGGGAACAGTGATCTGCTAGGGTCACCCTTCAGAGTTCGTCCCGGCCGAGTGGCGTAA
- a CDS encoding uncharacterized protein (Compare to YALI0A20207g, some similarities with uniprot|Q9P3G4 Neurospora crassa Conserved hypothetical protein) has product MSVIETFPLPQKGQSERQQLLILTDKPDYYLLEFNSAPENRLSKDFIDAFVEALYYLLLKKGDSPKPLVTSSTTPKFYSNGLNWEQAKSTPEFFHRYLGRLQRAFIEFPWPTIAHVNGHAFAGAFIVANHHDFKVMNPNKGWLCMNEISFDASLQACLMSVHSHQYGPRLARKICMTGHRFTAAEALKEGLIDAAGGWPEVDELAKKIKPLVGKYNYRQMRMAIFAPVLEQTKNFYHYARLDKAAQNEADDFRREREEEIKAKL; this is encoded by the coding sequence ATGTCCGTCATTGAAACATTTCCGCTGCCCCAAAAGGGTCAGTCCGAAagacagcagctgctgaTTCTCACCGATAAGCCCGACTACTACCTTTTGGAGTTCAATTCGGCTCCCGAAAATAGACTCTCCAAGGACTTCATCGATGCATTTGTGGAGGCTCTGTACTATCTGCTGTTGAAGAAGGGCGACTCGCCCAAACCGCTGGTGACCTCGTCGACGACCCCCAAGTTCTACTCCAACGGACTCAACTGGGAACAGGCCAAAAGCACGCCTGAATTCTTCCACAGGTACCTTGGACGTCTGCAACGGGCATTCATCGAGTTCCCCTGGCCCACCATTGCCCATGTCAATGGCCATGCCTTCGCGGGCGCCTTCATCGTGGCAAACCACCACGATTTCAAGGTCATGAACCCCAACAAGGGCTGGCTATGTATGAACGAGATCAGCTTTGACGCATCGCTGCAGGCGTGTCTAATGTCCGTGCATAGCCACCAATATGGTCCCCGTCTGGCTCGTAAGATCTGCATGACTGGACACAGATTCACAGCGGCGGAGGCACTCAAGGAAGGTCTCATTGACGCAGCTGGTGGATGGCCTGAGGTCGACGAGttggccaagaagatcaaaCCTCTGGTGGGCAAGTACAATTATCGGCAGATGCGAATGGCCATCTTTGCGCCTGTTCTGGAACAGACCAAGAACTTTTATCATTATGCTCGTCTCGACAAGGCTGCTCAGAACGAGGCTGATGACTTCAGAAGAGagcgagaggaggagatcaaggctAAGTTGTAG